The region ATAGCAAATCGCCCCGATAAAAAATAAAAAGGGAGCGGCGTGGTAAGCCGCCCCTACTCGATCTCCACCTTAGCGCCGACTTCCTCAAGCTTCTTCTTAATTTCCTCAGCCTCTTCCTTAGAAACGCCCTCTTTCACGGTAGAAGGTGCTTTTTCAACGAGCTCTTTCGCTTCCTTCAAGCCAAGCTCAGTGAACTGTCTTACTACTTTTATAACCTGAATCTTGTTAGGACCAATTTCCTTAAGAACAACGTTGAACTCGGTCTTCTCCTCTGCTTTCTCTTCAGCGGCGGGCGCAGCACCAGGAACGGCAGCAGCCGCAACCGCTACGGGAGCAGCAGCAGAAACTCCAAACTTTTCCTCCAAAGCCTTAACAAGCTCCGCAAGCTCAAGAACCGTCATACTCTCAATTGCCTGAATTATTTCCTCCTTGGTCATGTTTTACCCCTCCTTTTCCTTCTTTTCTTTTATCGCATTAAGCACATAAACAAGATTTCTCATCACTCCGCTCAGAACGTTTACGAGTCCCTGAATAGGAGCATTTATGCTCCCAACCAATTTTGCAAGAAGCTCTTGCCTTGAAGGCAAGCTCGCTAACCTTTTGATCTCCTCGGCAGATATAAAATCTCTACCGAGATATCCTCCTTTAAATATCAATTTTTCAAGTTCATCCGCGTGTTTTTTAAGAATCTTCGCTGCCTCTACGGGATCGGTATACGATATCGCAAGAGCATTAGCCCCTTTGAATAGCTCCTCTTTTATTTCATATCCTGCTTCCATAAAAGCACGCTTAGCGAGGTTGTTTTTAATAACATGGAAATATACGCCAGCCTTCTTTAGCTCAGCTCTAACCGCATTCATCTCAGGAGCGGTCAATCCCTCAAATCCCGTGAAAAATGCAGCAGTACACCCTTTGAGTGCTTCCG is a window of Synergistota bacterium DNA encoding:
- the rplL gene encoding 50S ribosomal protein L7/L12, with amino-acid sequence MTKEEIIQAIESMTVLELAELVKALEEKFGVSAAAPVAVAAAAVPGAAPAAEEKAEEKTEFNVVLKEIGPNKIQVIKVVRQFTELGLKEAKELVEKAPSTVKEGVSKEEAEEIKKKLEEVGAKVEIE
- a CDS encoding 50S ribosomal protein L10 — encoded protein: MQREPRPEKVEWVAKMTEALKGCTAAFFTGFEGLTAPEMNAVRAELKKAGVYFHVIKNNLAKRAFMEAGYEIKEELFKGANALAISYTDPVEAAKILKKHADELEKLIFKGGYLGRDFISAEEIKRLASLPSRQELLAKLVGSINAPIQGLVNVLSGVMRNLVYVLNAIKEKKEKEG